Part of the Penaeus vannamei isolate JL-2024 chromosome 9, ASM4276789v1, whole genome shotgun sequence genome is shown below.
ctattatcattatcattattattactattattcttattattatcattattattactattattattattattattattattatcactgttactataattatcattattattatagttattattgttgttaccatcattatttcattattattactatcataaaaataattttatgttattatcattattatcattattgttatcactattattattataactatttcattatcattgttatcattattagtaccaatattttcattacaatcatcattgttactatcattgttattactattgttataattatcattatcattataatgataataattattagtggtagtagtatcactatcatcattaatattgttaatattattgccattattattatcatattgttcgtatgattattatcattatcaccattatcactgtccttactaccattatcattattattttcataatcgttattatcatttatattatcgttattgttatcattattactaccatcattatcattattattattattattatcatatcatcattaccattaccattatcattattacattatcgttgtcattattaccatttatattatcattataattgttaatatcatcatcaccataaaaattattattattgttattattactgttgttgctgttattgttgttattatcattattattattatcatcattattactattactgttatctactgttattattattattattattattattattattattattattattattattattattattattattattattattatcatcatcattattattattattatcatcattattattattacgactactattatcatttttgttattatcattattattattatcattatcatcatcattgttatcattactattattattatcatcattatcattgctatcattattgttattattattattattatcaattattattattattattattattattattattattattattattattattattattattattattattattattatttttattattatcattattattattgtaattatcattatcattattattgttattgttatcattattatcattattatcattatcattatcatcatcattattattattattattattattattattagtagtagtagtagtagtattgttgttgttattattattattattattattattattattattattattattattatcattatcattattgttattattatcatcattactattattgttattattattattattattatcattattatcattattattattgttatgattataatcattatcattatcattgttattattattattatcattatcatttttattattattatcatcactgttattgttattgatgatgatgatgatgatggtgctgttgATGGTGGtcgtgatgctgatgctgatgattattattgttactattatcataagtgtcacgattgttattgttatcattattacttttcttgttgtcatcattattatctttattactatcattatcattgtaattgttattatcatcatcatcatcaacaattttgttattatcatcattatcactattgatatcatcatcattactattttatcatcattattatccatatgataattataattataatttatattgttattattatcatcattgtcattgcattgttattatcattattatcagcatcattattattagtattagaactagtataattgttattattggcattatcattatcattagtagtagtagtagctgcatcaataatatcatcattataattactattattattactatcattattttcgttatcatttgtaGTAACAGTACTAATCGTAgtcatatcaacatcaatattatcattattattgatattattgctttcattactactactctgttcattactattattgtcattcttcttcttcttactattattgtcattactatgatagtaatcattgtcattatcattcctgttataattactatttttttctttattactatcaatatcattatcattatctttcttatttttatttctattatcgttatcatcattattgttgtgttgtcattattatcattatcattattgccattatcattgttattattattatcattataattattttcaatactattatgtgttgccattatcacttttattgtcatcatcattattacgataataattatcattaatataattatcactattgttattatcttcatcatcatcattaatactgtcattagcatcatcgtcatcatcattatcattaatcattatttctatcatcatcatgtttattatcattatcattatctttattatcattatcattatcattatttttattatcattatcattatcattatctttattatcattatcattatctttattatcataatcattgctgtcATTTCTGTCTTATTGAAAATACTAACTATAACAAAGACACGTTATTCTACACAAGGCAAATAAGACCAGTAAAACCAATCAAAGATCCAATTTAATTCAAATCAAGATCCAATTTAATTCAAATCAAGATCCAATTTAATTAAAATCAAGATCCAATTTAATTAAAATCAAGATCCAATTTAATTCAAATCAAGATCCAATTTAATTCAAATCAAAGATCCAATTTAATTAAAATCAAGATCCaacattaaaagcgaaaaaaaaatggtgggaaATGCTCCTTCTATATTTTCACACCTGCTATACCCCGATAAGGCAGATATTCGCTATCTTTTATATCAAGCTGATACCACGGCCATGGCACCGAACCCGCCACGCCCGACCCCAGGCACGGGTATGTCGTATATCTTTCCGAAACTCAAGGTCACGGGAGACAAAAAGCCGGGGGGTGGGGTCGTAGTGGTAGATGTCGTCCGTTCGGTCGTCTTAGCCGGTGTGGTCGTTGTAGGAGGCGTCCATGTCCTGTTCTTGAAGCGCGTTGACTTTCGGCGAGAGAGTCTGACCTTCATGCCGTAGTAGATGAGGTCATCGGAGGTCACGTTTGGTCCTCCTGTGCCCGAGCAGCGTTTGCCTGGGGGtaaagggtgggtgggtaggggtggggtggggggtcgtatCAGTGATAATTTGAAGGTGTGGTGTTGGTGGGAGatagggtgtgggtggagggggataggggggggggagtgcaagtTAAATgtttgagggaggagagggaaaggggatgtaagggagggggagagggagagggagagggagagggagagagagggggagggggagagggagaggaggggagggggagaggaagggagaaagggagggagggagggagggagggagggagggagagggagagggagaaggagagagagagagagagggagaaggagagggagagatagagatagagagagagatagatagatagatatatagatagatagatagatagatagatagatagatagatagatagatagatagatagatagatagatagatagacagacagacagacagatagacagatagatagagagagagatagagatagagatagagatagagatagagatagagatagatagatagatagatagagagagagagagagagagagagagagagagagagagagagacagacagacagagagagagagagagagagagagaaagagagagagagaagagagaaagagagaggagagagagagggagagaggagagagagagagagagagagagggagagagagaggagagaggagagaggagagagagagaggagagagagagagggagagagagaggagagagaggagagggagagagagagggagagagggagatagggagatagggagagagggagggagagagagagagagagagagagagagagagagagagagagagagagagagagagagagagagagagagagagagagagagagagagagagagagaggatagagagaaagagagaggagagagagagaggagagagagagaggagagagagagagagagagagagagggagagagagagagagagagagagagagagagagagagagagagagagaaagagagagagagagagagagaaagagagagagagagagagagagagagagagtgagtgagagagagtgtgagtgagtgagagagagagagagagagagatagagagagagagacagagagagagagagagagagagagagagaggagagagagggagagggagggagggaggaatgaggaataagaggaatagaggaatagaggaatagaggaatagaggaaagagagagagagagagagaaagagagagatagagggagagatagatagatagatagagagagagagagagagagagagagagagagagagagagagggagggagagagagagagagagagagagagagagagagagagagagagagagagagagaaagagagggagagagagagagagagagagagagagagggagagagagagagagagagagagagagagagagggaaggggagttagagggagagagagagagggagtgagatagataaacagatatgcagatgaacagatgaatagagagatagacagataaacagagaaatagattcAGTtacatggatagattgatagattgacagatggatagaaagggagagacagagagagagatagaaatatacatacatacacacacacacacacacacacacacacacacacacacacacacacacacacacacacacacacacacacacacacacacacacacacacacacacacacacacacacacacgcacacacacacacgtatatatgtatatatatatatatatatatatatatatatatatatatatatatatatatatacgtatgtatgtatatcttatatgtatatgtatgtgtgtatatatatatatatatatatatatatatatatatatatatatacatacatgcatacatacatatatatatatatatatgtatatatatatacatatatgtatgtatgtatgcgtgtgtgtgtgtgtgtgtgtgtgtgtgtgtgtgtgtgtgtgtgtgtgtagtgtgtgtgtgtgtgtataatataatgtgtgtgtgtatgtgtgtagtgtgtgtgtgtgtgtgtgtgtgtgtgtgtgtgtgtgtgtgtgtgtgtgtgtgtgtgtgtgtgtgtgtgtgtgtgtgtgtgtgtgtgtgtgtgtgtgtgtgtatgtatgtatatatatgtatatatatatatatatatatatatatatatatatatatatatatatatatatatatatgtgtgtgtgtgtgtttgtgtgtgtgtgtgtgtgtgtgtgtatgtgtgtgtgtgtgtgtgtgtgtgtgtgtgtgtgtgtgtgtgtgtgtgtgtgtgtgtgtgtgtatgtatgtatatatatgtatatatatataaatttatatatatatatatatatatatatatatatatatatatatatatatatatatatatatatatgtgtgtgtgtgtgtgtgtgtgtgtgtgtgtgtgtgtgtgtgtgtgtgtgtgtgtgtgtgtgtgtgtgtgtgtgtgtgtgtgtgtatatatatatatatatatatatatatatatatatatatatatatatatatatatatatatatatacacatatatatatatatatatatatatatatatatatatatatatatatatataatatatatatatatatatatatatatgtatatatatatatatatatatatatatatatatatgtatatatttatctatttacttattcatttatccacacacacacactatatatatatatatatatatatatatatatatatatatatatatatatatatatatatatatatatatatacatacatctacctatctatttatctatttatttattcatttatatatatatatatatatatatatatatatatatatatatatatatatacatctatctattcatctatatatatatatgtatatatatatttttttttaaaatttatatatattcatatatatatatatatatatatatatatatatatatatatatatatgtaaacacacacacacacacacacatacacacacacacacacacacatacacacacacacacacacacacacacacacacatatatatatatatacatatatatagatgtatatatatatgtatatatacataggtatacatacatatatatatacatatatatacatatacatatgtatatatatacatatatatatatatatatgtgtaaacacacacacacacacacacacacacacacacacacacacacacacacacacacacacacacacacacacacacacacacacacacacacacacacatatatatatatatatatatatatatatatatatatatatatatatatatatatatatatatatagagagagagagagagagagagagagagagagagagagagagagagagagtagacaggaaggaatagaaggagagagagagagagagagagagagagagagagagagagagagagagagagagagagagagagagagagagagagagagagagagagagagagagagagagagagagagagagagagacggagagcgagaagaaataggagagagagagagagagagcgacggagagaaccaggagaagaaatagaaagagagagagagagagagagagagagagagagagagagagagagagagagagagagagagagagagagagagagagagagaaccaggaagaaatagagagagagagagagcgacggagagaaccaggagaaaaaatagaaagagagagagagagagagagagagagagagagagagagagagagagagagagagagagagagagagagagagagagagagagaatgagagatagaaagagagagagagagagaaagagagagagaaagagagtgatgagagagatagagaaagagagagcgacggagagaaccaggagagaagaaatagagagagagagagagagagagagcgacggagagaaccaggagaaaaatagaagagagagagagagagagagagagagagagagagagagagagagagagagagagagagagagagagagagagagagagagagagagagagagagagagagagcgacggagagaaccaggagagaaatgagagaagagagagagagagcgagcgacggAGAGAACCAGgagaagacatagaaagagagagagagagagagagagagagagagagagagagagagagagagagagagagagagagagagaaaaagagagggagagagagagagagagagagagcgacggagagaagccaggagaagaaatagaaagagagagagagcgagcgacggAGAGAaccaggagaagaaatagaaagagagagagagagagagagagagagagagagagagagagagagagagagagagagagagaaagagaaagagagagggagagagagagagagcgacggagagaaccaggagaagaaatagaaagagagagagagcggagagaaccaggagaaaaaaatagaaagagagagagagagagagagagagagagagagagagagagagagagagagagagagagagagagagagagagagagagcgacggagagaaccaggaagaagaaatagaaagagagagagagagagagagagagagagagagagagagagagagagagagagagagagagagagagagcgacggagagaaccgggagaagaaatagaaagagagagagagagagagcgacggagagaaccaggagaaaaaatagaagagagagagagagagagagagagagagagagagagagagagagagagagagagagagagagagatagagagagagagagagagacgacggagAGAaccaggagaagaaagagagagagagagagagcgacggagagaaccaggagaagaaatagaaagagagagagagagagagagagagagagagagagagagagagagagagagagagagagagagagagagagagcgacggagagagagaagaatagaaagagagagagagagagagagacggagagaaccaggagaaaaaatagaaagagagatagagagagagagagaaagaaagaaaaatagaaagagagagagagagagagagagagagagagagagagagagagagagagagagagcgacggagagaaccaggagaagaaatagaaagagagagagagagagagagagcgacggagagaaccaggagaagaaatagaaataaagagagagagagatccacaaactaaaaaacaaaacttAATCCCATCCAGCAGCGCATGACCTGCCTCCACCGCCGCCAGAGGGCCACTAACCTCCGTCCTCGCTCAGCTGACACAGAAGACGGACCTTATACTGAGGTCTCCTGAAGGTCACCCGCCTGTTTACGGCCATGAGGAAGGTCGCACGTCTCATGGTCTTCGGTCCTGAGATATATGTGGGTCAGTTATGTAGGGAAAGGCAAGGCAGGAGCGTAATAGTATCGGCGGGAGAGTTGTGTTTAAAGAAAGGCGGGTGGCGGGTATGCACATGGacgtttgagcgtgtgtgtgtgtgtgtgtgtgtgtgtgtgtgtgtgtgtgtgtgtgtgtgtgtgtgtgtgtgtgtgtgtgtgtgtgtgtgtgtgtgtgtgtgtgtgtgtgtgtgtgtgtgtgtttgtgtgagtgttcatTGATTTTAAATCGTGTTAATGGATGACAAACTAAACAAGCAAAataagatataggtatatatatatatatatatatatatatatatatatatatatatatatatatatatatatatatatatatatacgatgtatagTTAACTAAACacaagcgatgataatgatgtgtacATTTTCTgtgcgaaaaaaaaatgaaaaagccaAAATTCTACTACTGAAGTATTTGAGCATTTGCTATATAAATAAACCGTTAAGCAGTTtaataattagttttttttagaTATAGTTCAATAGTATCTATGCGTTCTTCTCTACGTATATAGATTCATATTCTTGATACGATTATTAATTTGGGAGAATgaagtattatgatcattgtcactaTCGGTAATAAAACTTTCTTTACCATTACCATCgtctagtatcattatcagttttgttatcatcttcatcattagtattctccttattcttataattactcTCCTATTTTTCCTGTTGTCATAATAATCACATCCTCATTACCGgtctccccatcatcaccacagtcaccaacctcctcatttctatcattgccaccaaccaccaacccccAGCTCCTTAACCCCCAACCACCGACCGCCGACCACCAACCGCCAACTccaactcccccaacccccaacaatCAACCCCAACCAGCAATCCGcagcccccaaccccaaccacaaccccatcccccaaccaTTAACCTCCAACCCCAAGCCCCTAACTCCCAACCCCCAATCCCAATTACCACTCCCAACCTCCAACCGCCAACCATCACCCCCAACTCCAATCCCCAATTACCAACCCCAACCATCAGCTACCAACCCCAATCCCCAATTATCAACCCCAACTCCCAACCCCTAACCCAAacctccaacccccaactcccAATCCCCATTTACCAACCCCGACCCCAAACcactaaccccaacccccacccccatccccaccccaaccctacccctatcccccaacccccacccaagcCTCACCGTCCAAAACAGCGCTGACTCTGCCGCCGACGAGGGACAGGCGCGGCCCCGGCAGCTTCCAAGCCACGACCTTGGCTTCACTCACGCAAGCCAGCGCGGCCGCGAGGGCAAGCACTGGCAGAAGAAAGCGCATCTGCCGGGAGGTTTTGCTTGATTTAGGGAAAGTGAGTTaatgtagacagacacacagacataaacaagaatacacacacgcacacccacacacacacgcacgcacgcacgcacacacacacacacgcacacgcacacgcacacacacaagcacaagcacacacacacacacacacacacacacacacacacacacacacacacgcacacgcacacacacaagcacacacacacacacacacacacacacgcacacgcacacacacaagcacacacacacacacacacacacacacacacacacacacacgcacacgcacacacacaagcacacacacacacacacacacacacacacacacacacacacacaagcacacacacacgcatatatgtacggATAAAGAACTGTATATTTCGATTCGACAATCATTGCATTTCAAAAATCAAATACataattctttcattcatttcatcaataaaataaaaagaatatgaacCATCACCCTTTTCAAAATTCATCAGCGTCAATTGAATCAAATGTAGAATAACAAATCCTtaataatcttaacaataacTGAAGAGTAAAGGACCTTCCTACTTCTACCTCCTTTTAAAGTAAAGCAACCTTATCGCTACTACTAATATAGCAATTTCTTTTCCGCAATCACCAACATTTAAAGTAAAGCAACCTTATCGCTACTACTAATATAGCAATTTCTTTTCCGCAATCACCAACATTTAAAGTAAAGCAACCTTATCGCTACTACTAATATAGCATTGTCTTTTCCGCAATCACCAACATTTAAAGTAAAGCAACCTTATCGCTACTACTAATATAGCATTGTCTTTTCCGCAATCACCAACATTTAAAGTAAAGCAACCTTATCGCTACTACTAATATAGCATTGTCATTTCCGCAATCACCAACATTTAAAGTAAAGCAACCTTATCGCTACTACTAATATAGCAATTGTCTCTTCCGCAATCACCAACATTTTCCCACAAACTCCTGGATCGTCACGCGTATCAAAACCAACCTCAGAGTCCCAACGGCTGTCCCTTCAGCCCCTGGAACGAAGCGCTCGGGGTTTTGCGCTCCAACTGCGCTTCCACGAATACCAAGGGACGGCGGCCACAGGTGTTGACTTTCCAGGTGTTTGGAGACCATCAATCACGTAATTATATTCCACTTATACACATATTAGGTAAGTTTTAGGTGGTCACTTGTAGATATTTATGGTTTAATTTTAGGTGTGACGTAATGTACATGTTCACCCTTTCAGttttatgttattgtcattattattatcattatcattgctattttaatctctattatcgttatcatcatcactgttgtcatcagtactattactattattattattgttgttattattattattattattattattattattgttattattattattattattttattattattattattatgatcattatcactgttatcattattatgtcgtAGCGGCACCAAGTAAATTTCCGTTGCGCCGCTTTCGATgagtttatttttaaaaaatcatctaTTTAACGTAAGGCATAGATAGGTATCCTTATCTAAGAATCTACCTGTGTCTTATCCTTATCAGAATTACCTCAATTCCGAATTCCATTTAGCTCTCATCCAGAATTCCACTTAACCTTTACGAGTATTGATAGGCCCTGCAGACACAGCTAGATTGAAATGTTCTTGAAAATGGACACATTTGACTGAGGGAAGCAAATCTGTGTGGCTGATGAGTCACATGTCTGGTTGAAGACCTGTCAAATGCCACTCAGTATGGAGTTAAATATTGTcgttaatatacacacatacatatatatatatatatatatatatatatatatatatatatattatatatatatatatatatatatatatatatatatatatatatatatatatatatatacatatacatacacacacacacacacacacacacacacacacacacacacacacacatacacacacacacacacacacacacacacacacacacatatatatatatatatatatatatatatatatatatatataatacatatacataaacatatatataatatatatatatatatatatatatatatatatatatatatacatatatatacatatatgaatatacatacatatatatatctatatatatatatatatatatatatatatatatatatatatatatatatatatatatatatatatatatatatatatatatatatatatatatatatatatacgtatatgcatgtatacatacacacacacacacagacacacacacacacacacatacatacatacacatatatatatatatatacatatatatatatatatatatatatatatatatatatatatacatatatatatatatatgtgtgtgtgtgtgtgtgtgtatgtgtgtatgtatgtttgttgtgtgtgtgataatatatatattaatataataatgtatgtgtgtatataatatattagtgtatgtgtgtgtgtgtatgtgtgtgtgtgtgtgtgtgtgtgtgtgtgtgtgtgtgtgtgtgtgtgtgtgtgtgtgtgtgtgtgtgtgtgtgtgtgtgtgtgtgtgtgtgtatatgtatatatatatatatatatatatatatatatatatatatacacatgtacatatatacacatacatatatatgtatatatatatatatatatatatatatatatatatatatatatatatatatatatatatatatatatatatataaatatatgtgtgtgtgtgtgtatatatatatgtgtttgtgtatgtatatatatatatatatatatatatatatatacatacatacatatatatatatatatatatatatatataaatatatatatatatatatatatatatgtgtgtgtgtgtgtgtgtgtatgtgtgtgtgtgtgtgtgcgtgtgtgtgtgtgtgtgtgtgtgtgtgtgtgtgtgtgtgtgtgtgtgtgtgtgtgtgtgtgtgtgtgtgtgtgtgtgtgtgtgtgtgtgtgtgtgtgtgtgtgtgtgtgtgtgtgtgtgtgtgtgtgtgtgtgtgtgtgtgtgtgtgtgtgtgtgtgtgtgtgtgtgtgtgtgtttgtatgtgtacacacacacacacacacatatatatatatatatatatatatatatatatatatatatatatatatatatatacacacacacacacacacacacacacacacacacacacacacacatatatatatatatatatatatatatatatatatataaacatatgtattcatatatgcatatatatgtatatatatgtatatatgtatatatatatatatatatatatatatatatatatatatatatatatatacatatatatacatatatgtttacacacacacacacacacacacacacacacacacacacatatatatatatatatatatatatatatatatatatatatatatatatacatatatgaatacatatatgtttacatatatatatacacatatatataataatatatatatatatatatatatatatatatatatatatatatatatatatatgtatatgtgaatttatatgtatatatacatatatacatatgcatatatacatacacacacacacacacacacacacacacacacacatatatatatatatatatatatatatatatatatatatatat
Proteins encoded:
- the LOC113822722 gene encoding uncharacterized protein; translation: MRFLLPVLALAAALACVSEAKVVAWKLPGPRLSLVGGRVSAVLDGPKTMRRATFLMAVNRRVTFRRPQYKVRLLCQLSEDGGKRCSGTGGPNVTSDDLIYYGMKVRLSRRKSTRFKNRTWTPPTTTTPAKTTERTTSTTTTPPPGFLSPVTLSFGKIYDIPVPGVGRGGFGAMAVVSA